DNA from Deltaproteobacteria bacterium:
CCAGCACGGCGATTCTTTGGACGTCCGCGTTTATGATTCACGATTCGTTACCTTGCCTTCGACGGGACGAGATGCACTTCCAGCCTGCATCCCACGGCCCGGGCGTACTTCTTCAACGTGGCCAGCGTGGGGGAATGCATGTTGGCCGAGAGGGCCGTCTCCAGCCGGGTGACGGCAGGGGGCCTGGTTCCCATCTTCGCCGCCACGCCGGCCTGCGTCAGACCCGCCTTTCTTCGCGCCGCGAGCAACTGGCGCAACAGGGCGAACTCCGTATCAAGCTCGTCGTACGCCGCCTTGAATTCGGGATCCTTTCCCCACGCTGCGACCATCTGTCGGTGCGTCCTGGTCCGAGGTTTTCTCTTCACCGGCGGCATCCCTTCCTCGGAATTATGGCGGACGATCACGATGCTTTCCTGCGAGCCTGCACGTAAGCCTTCAGCACCGCGTTGATCCGGGTCTGGTACCTAGGCCCCTTCGAGCGGAACCACTGGAGGACCTCCGGTTCAACGCGTATCGTAATCGGCTTCTTCGGCACGGGCATCGCCACGACGGCCCGTTTAAAAAACGAATCGTCCAGTTCCGGGCTGTCCGTGTAGTCGATCTCCTCGTCCTTCATCTTGCGGATGCGCTCCCAGTCGGTCTTGCTCTCCCCCCGCCGGCGCTTCTCCTTGAGTTCCTCAGAGGTATATTTAATGATTTTCGAGCTTGCCATGATATTTCCTCCTCTCCCTCCTGTTCGCAGGCCGGAACGATATCACGCGTATCGTCTCGCCCCTCGGTGTGTAGACGAGAACCAGGACTCGTCCAAGAACATCCGCCACATCCGTCCAACGGCGCTCCGACATGCCCGGGCGCGTCGTCTCCGCCGTAATCTTGTCCGGCGACAGGAACACGAGATCGGCGTCTTCGAAGCTCAAGCCATGCTTTTGCAGGTTCTCCCGGCTCTTCTTCTCGTCCCATTGGAACTCCATGCCCCAAGAATACATACTTTATGTATGTACGTCAAGACGAGCGGAAAGATCTTGGACGCAACGAAATCCGCAACCCCCCGCGCAACCAGAAAGGGCCTGGATTCGGGGGACGAATATGCCGCCCTGCAATTACTTGATTGGTTTAAGAAAAGTGGCGCGCCCTGAGGGATTCGAACCCCCGGCCGCTTGATCCGAAGTCAAGCGCTCTATCCAGCTGAGCTAAGGGCGCGTCCGAGAGGAAAGTCATCGTACTACAAGGGAAATCCCGCGTCAATAGCCTCCCAGCGAAACTCCCATTTCACCCCGAAAAAGTCGGTTGTTTACACGGGGTTTGCGTTTCATAATACCCGGGAATGACCACGGGGTGAGACCGCCGCCCGGAGGAGATCGCTCATGCCGCTCCAAGGTAGTTTCCAGGGAGTTTATCCGATTCTTGCGACGCCGTTCGACGATCGGGAAAACGTCGACCTGGAATCGCTCGGACGGATCGTCCGTTTCATGGCGGACATCGGGGTCGACGGCGTGACCATCCTCGGCGTCCTCGGCGAATCCGGCCGGATGGTCGACATCGAGCGGGAACAGCTGATCAAGGCCGCGGTGTCCGCGGCGAGGGGGCACATCCCGGTGATCGTCGGGACCAGCCACAAGGGAACGCTGGCGACGAGAACCTTGAGCCGGATGGCCGAATCGCTCGGGGCGGGAGCCGTGATGGTGACGCCGTCGCGAGAACCGGTGCCCGGCGAGGATCGCGTCTTCGAATACTTCCGGCAGGCGGTCCAGGGGATTTCCATCCCGGTCGTCGTGCAGGACCATCCCGCCTCCACCGAAGTCCACATGTCCGTAGAGCTTATGCTCCGGATCGTGAGGGAGATTCCGGGGGTCGCGTGCATCAAGGAGGAGGCCCCCCCCCACCCCGGCGAGAATCGCCGCGTTGATACGGGGGATGACGGATCGCAGGGTACCCATCCTGACGGGCCTGGGGGCCCTCTACGGCCTGTTCGACCTCGAATGCGGCAGCAGCGGCTTCATGACCGGCTTCGCCTTCCCCGAAGTCCTGATCGCCCTTGTGAGGGCCGTGCGGGAGAACCGGACGGGCGATGCGTGGGATCTCTACCGGCGGTTTCTTCCCCTGATCGTGTTCGAGCAGCAGCCGGGCGTAGCCGTCAGGAAGGAGATCCTCCGGATGCGGGGACTGATCACGAGCGGGCGGGTACGGCATCCCGGCTCGGGCCTGAATCCCGGAGCGGCGGAGCAGTTGCGGGCGCTCCTGGACCGAACGCTTCCAGGGGTGGACCTGACCAGGCCGCTGGCGCTTTGAACGAGCGGGAATCGACGAGGAGTCGGGAAGTGGAGGCATCCATGAGCGGGCCGCTGAGCGGGATCCGTGTGCTCGACCTTTCGAGGGTTCTCGCAGGGCCCTTCTGCACGATGATCCTGGGCGATCTCGGGGCCGACGTGATCAAGGTGGAGAGGCCGGAGACGGGGGACGACACGCGGGAATGGGGCCCCCCTTTCGCCGCCGGCGAATCGGCCTACTACCTCTGCGTCAACCGGAACAAGAGAAGCGTCGCGCTGGACCTGAAGACGGAGGCCGGCGCGGGGATCGCGCGGGATCTCGCCGCAAAGAGCGACGTCTTCATCGAGAATTTCCGCGTCGGCGCCGCCGCGAAGATGGGGCTGGGGTACGAGGAACTGAAGAAGGCGAATCCGCGGATCGTCTACTGCAGCATCTCGGGGTACGGGCAGACGGGGCCCTACCGCGAAGTCCCGGGGTACGACTTCATCATCCAGGCGATGAGCGGGCTGATGAGCATCACCGGGGAGAGCGGGGGGGAGCCGACGAAACTCGGCGTGGCGACCGTGGACCTGACGACCGGCCTGTACGCCGCCGTCGCGATCCTGGCGGCGCTCCGGGAGCGGGACGGAAGCGGCCTGGGGCAGCGCATCGACCTTTCGCTCATGGACTCGGCGATCTCCTGGCTCGCCAACGTGGGGAGCAACTACCTCGTTTCGGGGGAGGTCTGCGGCCGCTACGGCAACGCCCACGCGAACATCGTCCCCTACCAGGTGTTCCTGGCGAAAGACCGCCACATCGCGGTCGGGATCGGGAACGACGGCCAGTGGCGGAAGTTCTGCGAAATCGCCGGTGTCCGGGACCTTGCCTCGGACGGCCGGTTCGCGACCAACCCGGACCGGGTGAAAAACCGGGGCGAGCTGATCCCGCTCCTGGAGAAGATCTTTCTGGGCCGCGACAGCTCCTTCTGGATCGAAAACCTGTGGAGGGAAGGGATCCCCGCCGGACCGATCAACACCGTGGACAGGGTCTTTGCCGACCCGAACACCGCCGCCCGGGAAATGGTCATCGAGATGGATCATCCCGCGGCCGGGAAGGTCCGGCTGATCGGATCCCCCATGAAGTTCTCGGAGACGCCGGTGGAGTACCGGCTCCCGCCGCCCCTCCTGGGCGAGCATACCGCTTCCGTGCTGAAGGAGCGGCTCGG
Protein-coding regions in this window:
- a CDS encoding helix-turn-helix domain-containing protein — protein: MVAAWGKDPEFKAAYDELDTEFALLRQLLAARRKAGLTQAGVAAKMGTRPPAVTRLETALSANMHSPTLATLKKYARAVGCRLEVHLVPSKAR
- a CDS encoding BrnA antitoxin family protein, with protein sequence MKDEEIDYTDSPELDDSFFKRAVVAMPVPKKPITIRVEPEVLQWFRSKGPRYQTRINAVLKAYVQARRKAS
- a CDS encoding BrnT family toxin; its protein translation is MEFQWDEKKSRENLQKHGLSFEDADLVFLSPDKITAETTRPGMSERRWTDVADVLGRVLVLVYTPRGETIRVISFRPANRRERRKYHGKLENH
- a CDS encoding CoA transferase gives rise to the protein MSGPLSGIRVLDLSRVLAGPFCTMILGDLGADVIKVERPETGDDTREWGPPFAAGESAYYLCVNRNKRSVALDLKTEAGAGIARDLAAKSDVFIENFRVGAAAKMGLGYEELKKANPRIVYCSISGYGQTGPYREVPGYDFIIQAMSGLMSITGESGGEPTKLGVATVDLTTGLYAAVAILAALRERDGSGLGQRIDLSLMDSAISWLANVGSNYLVSGEVCGRYGNAHANIVPYQVFLAKDRHIAVGIGNDGQWRKFCEIAGVRDLASDGRFATNPDRVKNRGELIPLLEKIFLGRDSSFWIENLWREGIPAGPINTVDRVFADPNTAAREMVIEMDHPAAGKVRLIGSPMKFSETPVEYRLPPPLLGEHTASVLKERLGLE